One window from the genome of Asterias rubens chromosome 11, eAstRub1.3, whole genome shotgun sequence encodes:
- the LOC117296884 gene encoding transcription initiation protein SPT3 homolog: MTSLLQRAADVCNMRNARFISIEDFIFLMRNDRNKLRRLIRFLNNKDQRQKFAKLMGTTGDDDEPGEIDQRAFCRRRKISYDFLSALDQTGELISLIDNDEIDPVRMEKLERAELKTKYMDSTTYKEYTEARQVSFAKKGSKFKEWLDYSTLEPKPNPFALEILQYLAYEAVAQIMELAFLSRRDMQASPWDPLTKTSASLCSNNLPSPGLFLNKSTKPSPASTPLQSPTSSPTSPNSKMVSPFLSSSAGGAALNASMNSSSSDSSFHAQGDSKAGGHSVSKSKSKRKKKPSGSSLLALIQYRAIRPMHIREAYRRFHESSTPMATFCKYASQPEKTKYLVC, encoded by the exons ATGACAAGCCTG TTACAGCGTGCAGCAGATGTTTGCAACATGCGCAATGCTCGTTTTATCAGCATTGAGGACTTCATCTTCCTGATGCGCAATGACAGAAACAAGCTTCGGCGACTGATCCGGTTCCTTAACAACAAGGATCAAAGGCAGAAGTTCGCTAAGTTGATGGGTACAACGGGAGATGATGATGAACCAGGAGAGATAG ATCAGAGAGCATTCTGCAGACGACGGAAAATCTCCTACGATTTCCTGAGCGCACTTGACCAGACAGGAGAGTTGATTTCATTGATTGACAATGATGAGATTGATCCAGTCAGGATGGAGAAATTGGAACGGGCGGAGCTGAAGACCAAATACATGGACAGCACCACATACAAAGAGTACACAGAGGCTCGGCAAGTCAGCTTTG CTAAGAAGGGCTCTAAGTTCAAGGAATGGTTGGATTATTCAACCTTGGAGCCCAAACCAAACCCATTTGCGCTGGAGATTCTGCAGTATCTAGCATATGAAGCAGTAGCTCAG ATAATGGAGCTTGCGTTTCTATCCCGTAGAGACATGCAAGCATCCCCATGGGACCCCCTGACTAAAACCTCTGCTTCTCTGTGCTCTAATAACCTCCCCTCTCCCGGTCTCTTCCTCAACAAATCCACTAAGCCTTCTCCAGCTTCAACGCCACTACAATCACCAACTTCATCACCTACATCCCCAAACAGCAAGATGGTATCACCCTTTTTGTCCTCCAGTGCTGGAGGTGCTGCACTGAATGCCTCAATGAACAGCAGTTCTTCAGACAGTTCATTCCATGCACAGGGGGATTCAAAAGCTGGAGGGCACAGTGTTTCTAAGTCAAAATCAAAGAGGAAGAAAAAG CCCAGTGGATCTTCATTGTTAGCATTAATTCAGTACCGTGCCATCAGACCTATGCACATCAGAGAAGCCTACAGGAGGTTTCATGAAAGCTCTACACCAATGGCAACATTTTGT AAATACGCAAGTCAACCTGAAAAGACAAAATATCTGGTTTGCTGA